A genomic window from Bdellovibrio sp. SKB1291214 includes:
- a CDS encoding glycosyltransferase, whose product MNEFLKELSSAKGKHFWDGKHSEIQGVSVDLSATKDFRPAADLQRKFDFIWCTEKPLSDLGWKIRLDELIRLIADEGMVTFSYIQNEFITIPAVKSFLFRKYGINASLKFESISSGVITNSYQIKRNTVVSKNLWTFGMLTQGKKPELVEAFCRSIREFGGAEHEIIICGPYSSLLDKYQVRYNDKAYSDLHAEICKKKNDLVAMATHENIMLVHDRYVLNSDFFTGFDKYGYDFDFLTVNQFHASGKPYPGYCSIDDRGEMFWGQISECTDYKKSWHSHYLNGGLLIGKTALFKEVPFNDFIYHNQAEDVELARVMMDLKIVPRLNTYSSAKTDVPDHLTNAFAKSSVSDLENRSFANGSFDFYFSDTPSDPISKLMLKGVGFLGKSYFMRNREKISWKVICQRFFKKVCRSISFRVKNRYFNNKTVQYLYAKKWQVRHALLGDRKRPDLHQGVNVITNFVEGGVFNATCYMVRQLIEEGIPVSLYNVYPQDHSNIKQDFPDLEKYVTTRLKYPTNILSDGFPFNEKSFVRLNGILKGRYNINYTFWELPKIPKRLAQNLKYPDEIWAGSDFVRDAIKDANGKIKVSTYPLKLKIKEFYGQKYDRNYFKLPANKVLFLASYSFSSGGARKNQDAAISSFTAALENENAALVLYIHLPKPKELTMLSEYELFKTNIKNQYKDSVIILDQRQTSYEEQIGLKRACDCYISLHRSEGYGLNCAEMAEVGNFVVMTDWSGSDDIKKDSRWNGLIYPVKYELVPVKAADFVWVKPDEEGLQQWAEIVHEDAVNKIKQVYLLASERYRKSEVSI is encoded by the coding sequence GTGAACGAATTTCTTAAGGAACTATCTTCGGCTAAAGGAAAACATTTTTGGGATGGTAAGCATTCTGAAATTCAAGGCGTAAGTGTTGACCTGTCCGCCACGAAAGATTTTAGACCGGCCGCTGATTTGCAAAGAAAATTCGATTTTATCTGGTGCACGGAAAAGCCTCTGTCTGATTTGGGTTGGAAAATTAGGCTTGATGAGTTGATTCGCCTTATCGCTGATGAAGGCATGGTGACATTTTCGTACATTCAAAATGAATTTATCACTATTCCAGCTGTAAAAAGTTTTTTGTTTCGTAAATATGGTATCAATGCAAGTTTGAAATTCGAAAGCATTTCTTCTGGGGTCATCACTAATTCATATCAAATTAAGCGTAATACCGTCGTTAGCAAGAATCTTTGGACGTTTGGGATGCTTACGCAGGGTAAAAAACCTGAACTTGTAGAAGCATTCTGTAGATCGATACGTGAGTTTGGCGGGGCGGAACACGAGATTATTATTTGTGGGCCTTACTCAAGCTTGCTGGATAAATACCAAGTTAGATACAACGACAAAGCCTACAGTGATCTTCATGCTGAGATCTGCAAAAAGAAGAATGATCTTGTAGCGATGGCAACCCATGAAAATATCATGTTAGTACATGATCGCTATGTTTTGAATTCAGATTTCTTCACCGGGTTTGATAAATATGGGTATGATTTTGATTTCTTAACGGTTAATCAATTTCATGCGAGTGGTAAGCCATACCCTGGTTATTGCTCTATTGATGACCGTGGTGAGATGTTTTGGGGGCAAATTTCTGAGTGCACTGATTATAAAAAATCTTGGCACTCTCATTATTTAAACGGCGGTCTTTTAATTGGTAAAACGGCCTTGTTTAAAGAAGTGCCGTTTAATGACTTTATCTATCACAATCAAGCTGAGGACGTAGAGTTGGCCCGTGTGATGATGGATCTGAAGATAGTACCCCGTCTGAATACGTATTCATCTGCAAAGACAGATGTTCCCGATCATCTAACAAATGCTTTTGCCAAATCAAGTGTGAGTGATCTAGAAAATCGGTCATTCGCAAATGGAAGTTTTGACTTTTATTTCTCTGATACCCCAAGTGATCCTATTTCAAAGTTAATGCTAAAAGGTGTTGGATTCTTGGGGAAGTCTTACTTTATGAGAAATAGAGAGAAGATTTCCTGGAAGGTGATTTGCCAACGTTTTTTTAAAAAGGTATGTCGGTCAATTTCTTTTAGAGTTAAAAATAGATACTTCAATAATAAGACTGTTCAATACTTGTACGCTAAAAAGTGGCAGGTTAGGCATGCTCTACTCGGAGATAGAAAACGTCCCGATCTTCATCAAGGTGTGAATGTAATCACAAACTTTGTTGAAGGCGGGGTATTCAATGCCACTTGCTATATGGTTCGTCAGTTGATTGAAGAAGGTATTCCTGTATCTTTGTATAATGTCTATCCTCAAGACCACTCGAATATTAAGCAAGATTTTCCGGACCTGGAAAAGTATGTTACGACACGTTTAAAGTACCCCACTAATATCCTCTCTGATGGATTTCCATTTAACGAGAAATCATTTGTCCGTTTGAATGGTATTTTGAAGGGAAGGTATAACATCAACTATACGTTTTGGGAGTTGCCTAAGATTCCCAAAAGACTTGCTCAGAATTTGAAGTATCCAGACGAAATTTGGGCTGGTTCGGATTTTGTGAGAGATGCTATTAAAGACGCTAATGGAAAAATTAAAGTTAGTACTTATCCTTTGAAGTTGAAAATCAAGGAATTCTACGGTCAGAAGTATGATCGCAATTACTTTAAGTTGCCCGCGAATAAAGTATTATTTTTGGCATCTTACTCATTTTCCTCTGGTGGTGCTCGTAAAAATCAAGATGCCGCTATCAGTAGTTTCACTGCTGCTTTGGAAAATGAAAATGCAGCTTTAGTTCTTTATATCCATCTTCCCAAACCTAAAGAGCTAACGATGCTTTCTGAGTACGAGTTGTTTAAAACAAATATTAAAAATCAGTACAAAGATAGCGTAATAATTTTGGATCAAAGACAGACCTCATACGAGGAGCAGATTGGGCTGAAGAGAGCTTGTGATTGCTACATCTCCCTGCATAGATCGGAGGGATATGGTCTTAATTGCGCTGAGATGGCGGAGGTTGGAAACTTCGTCGTGATGACCGATTGGTCGGGTTCTGACGATATAAAAAAAGACAGTCGCTGGAATGGTTTGATCTATCCAGTAAAATACGAGTTGGTTCCAGTTAAGGCTGCAGACTTTGTTTGGGTTAAACCTGACGAGGAGGGGCTTCAACAGTGGGCTGAGATCGTGCATGAGGACGCCGTGAATAAGATAAAGCAGGTTTACTTATTGGCATCTGAACGCTATCGAAAATCTGAAGTGAGTATTTAA
- a CDS encoding MraY family glycosyltransferase translates to MNLSVTLWPFLVSMLIAIISIPVIIKVADLKHLMDEPDEDRKFHKTRTPTLGGIAIFAGTVFAYSAFTDYLKTDDIRFMTSAIILLFFAGIKDDIIALSPIKKLSVQVVCAILVTTLGNLKLTSFWGMFGLNEIPPIMGVLITVLVIVSLINAFNLIDGINGLAGSLGLLASLSFGIWFALTGAHGLSILAFALGGSLLGFLFFNFCNAKIFMGDTGSMLLGFIVSILAIKFIENSRTPGFETSPFYIKAAPGIAVAIVLIPLLDMTRVFFLRIIKKRSPFSADRRHIHHILQDLGMSHLQVTLSLLAYAILMIAMALYLREWRSLELSILLMGISIILTGIVSLVLKKQVRDRLNK, encoded by the coding sequence ATGAATTTATCAGTTACTCTGTGGCCATTCCTTGTTTCTATGTTGATCGCTATTATTTCGATCCCGGTTATCATCAAAGTTGCCGATTTAAAGCACTTGATGGATGAACCCGACGAGGACCGCAAATTTCACAAAACAAGAACACCGACTCTTGGTGGAATTGCCATTTTTGCCGGCACTGTATTCGCGTACTCGGCTTTCACTGATTACTTAAAAACAGATGACATTCGTTTTATGACTTCGGCGATCATTTTGTTGTTCTTTGCCGGTATTAAAGACGACATCATTGCACTAAGTCCTATCAAAAAGCTTTCGGTTCAGGTCGTGTGTGCAATTCTTGTTACAACACTTGGGAACTTGAAGCTAACAAGTTTCTGGGGAATGTTCGGTCTTAACGAAATTCCACCGATCATGGGGGTCTTGATCACGGTTCTTGTGATCGTGAGCCTGATCAATGCGTTCAACCTGATCGATGGTATCAACGGCTTGGCTGGAAGCCTTGGACTGCTTGCATCCCTCTCTTTCGGCATTTGGTTTGCTTTGACGGGCGCGCATGGCCTTTCAATCTTGGCATTTGCTTTGGGTGGCTCTCTCCTAGGCTTTCTGTTTTTCAATTTCTGCAATGCTAAGATTTTTATGGGCGACACCGGTTCGATGCTTCTGGGCTTTATCGTTTCTATTTTAGCCATCAAATTTATTGAAAACTCTCGTACTCCAGGATTTGAAACATCCCCGTTTTATATTAAAGCTGCTCCGGGTATTGCAGTGGCTATCGTATTAATCCCATTGCTGGACATGACTCGAGTTTTCTTTTTAAGAATCATTAAAAAACGAAGCCCTTTTTCTGCAGATCGCAGACATATTCATCACATTCTTCAAGACTTAGGAATGAGCCATCTTCAAGTAACTCTATCGCTGCTTGCATATGCGATATTAATGATCGCTATGGCCCTATATTTGCGCGAATGGCGCAGTTTGGAATTGTCTATTCTACTAATGGGAATCTCGATAATTCTGACTGGCATCGTCAGCTTGGTATTAAAGAAACAAGTTCGCGATCGCCTCAATAAGTAA
- a CDS encoding ABC transporter ATP-binding protein, which produces MIQIKAHNLQKGYKRYYSRLGKVLDWILPFKTSLFKYIWVLKGLSFEVSEGESVGIIGVNGAGKSTLLKLICGTTFPTAGSIEVVGNVSALLELGLGFHPEFTGRQNIYMSGQIQGLSKQEIDELVPSIEEFADIGPYIDEPVRVYSSGMMVRLAFAVATAKRPDILIVDEALSVGDIQFQQKCFERIGKYREQGTTLLFVTHDLNIIHTLCDRAILLADGEIKFAGNTTKAVEIFLGYLNEYRAVNLHEPAKATDVSHKYDDINKYIMSAKIVDSDNNEQPFLYEKQDYYLQLEVTNLAQYKDPHVGIRIQNKKGFVMYESNTYCHRVSIEKSADLNKPFTLKIKFRNNLVADSYTLAIGVESGGIGESEFEQVVCITQRFMNFNVLKRPQEKPIWAGVCNLQTEMTISQ; this is translated from the coding sequence ATGATTCAAATCAAAGCGCACAATCTTCAAAAAGGATATAAACGATATTATTCGAGATTAGGGAAGGTTCTAGACTGGATTCTGCCTTTCAAAACATCTCTATTCAAATATATCTGGGTGTTAAAAGGTCTTTCCTTCGAGGTCTCCGAGGGCGAATCCGTAGGAATCATCGGGGTCAACGGCGCTGGCAAGAGTACGTTGTTAAAGCTAATCTGTGGTACAACTTTTCCAACGGCTGGAAGCATCGAGGTTGTGGGAAATGTCTCTGCACTTCTTGAGCTTGGCCTTGGATTTCACCCCGAGTTCACAGGCCGCCAGAACATTTATATGTCCGGACAGATTCAAGGACTTTCAAAACAAGAAATAGACGAATTGGTTCCAAGCATTGAAGAATTCGCAGATATCGGTCCGTACATCGATGAGCCTGTACGTGTGTACTCCAGTGGCATGATGGTTCGTCTTGCCTTTGCAGTTGCAACCGCAAAAAGGCCCGACATCCTTATCGTCGATGAAGCTCTTTCAGTCGGTGACATTCAGTTTCAACAGAAATGCTTTGAACGTATCGGCAAATACCGAGAACAAGGCACAACGTTGCTATTTGTGACACACGACTTGAACATCATTCACACATTATGCGACAGAGCGATCCTTCTGGCTGATGGTGAAATTAAATTCGCTGGCAATACAACAAAAGCTGTTGAAATCTTTTTAGGCTACCTCAATGAGTACAGAGCCGTAAATCTTCATGAGCCAGCGAAAGCCACAGACGTTTCGCATAAGTATGACGACATCAATAAATACATTATGTCTGCAAAAATCGTTGATTCAGATAATAACGAACAACCATTTCTTTATGAAAAGCAGGATTACTATCTCCAACTTGAAGTTACAAATTTAGCACAATACAAAGACCCTCACGTTGGCATCAGAATTCAAAATAAAAAAGGCTTTGTAATGTATGAAAGCAATACATATTGCCACAGAGTTTCTATCGAGAAATCTGCTGACCTCAACAAACCATTCACTCTGAAAATTAAATTTAGAAATAACCTTGTTGCAGATTCTTACACTCTAGCTATTGGAGTAGAATCTGGCGGGATCGGAGAAAGTGAATTCGAACAGGTTGTATGCATCACACAGCGTTTTATGAATTTCAATGTATTGAAACGTCCACAGGAAAAGCCTATCTGGGCCGGAGTTTGCAACCTACAGACCGAAATGACAATCTCTCAATAA
- the gmd gene encoding GDP-mannose 4,6-dehydratase encodes MKRALITGITGQDGSYLAELLLEKGYKVYGLTRRSSTNINSRIEHLLSKVELLSGDLLDGSSLLSAVEESRPDEVYNLAAQSFVQTSWNQPTLTADFTAVGVTRVLEAVRKAAPKAKFYQASSSEMFGKVQAVPQIESTPFYPRSPYGVAKLYGHWITINYRESFNMHATSGILFNHESPRRGIEFVTRKISYHAALIKHGLATELRLGNLDAKRDWGFAGDYVEAMWLMLQQDQPDDFVISTNETHTVKEFVELAFERADLDWKKYVKIDEKFMRPAEVDLLIGDAAKAKQKLGWEPKTSFKQLVNMMVDSDLELVKGLKV; translated from the coding sequence ATGAAAAGAGCATTAATCACGGGGATTACGGGACAAGACGGTTCCTATTTGGCTGAGCTATTGTTAGAAAAAGGTTATAAAGTTTACGGCCTTACAAGAAGATCGTCTACAAACATCAATAGCCGTATCGAGCACTTGCTTTCTAAGGTTGAGCTTTTGTCTGGCGATTTGTTGGATGGTAGCTCGCTATTGTCGGCAGTTGAGGAATCACGACCGGACGAGGTTTATAACTTGGCCGCGCAGAGTTTCGTGCAAACTTCTTGGAATCAGCCAACGCTAACTGCGGATTTTACTGCGGTAGGTGTTACGAGAGTTCTAGAAGCTGTTAGAAAAGCAGCTCCGAAGGCAAAGTTTTATCAAGCGTCTAGCTCTGAAATGTTTGGTAAAGTTCAAGCCGTGCCGCAAATTGAATCAACACCATTCTATCCAAGATCTCCATACGGTGTTGCTAAGCTTTATGGTCACTGGATCACAATCAACTATCGTGAGTCGTTCAATATGCATGCGACTAGTGGTATTCTGTTCAATCACGAATCTCCTCGTCGTGGCATCGAGTTCGTAACAAGAAAAATTTCTTACCATGCAGCTTTAATTAAGCATGGTTTGGCTACAGAACTTCGCCTCGGCAATCTTGATGCAAAACGCGACTGGGGTTTTGCTGGGGATTATGTGGAAGCGATGTGGTTGATGCTTCAGCAAGATCAACCAGATGATTTCGTGATCTCTACTAACGAAACTCACACGGTTAAAGAGTTTGTTGAGCTAGCATTTGAGCGTGCAGACCTTGACTGGAAAAAGTACGTTAAAATTGATGAAAAGTTCATGAGACCTGCAGAGGTTGATCTTTTAATCGGTGATGCAGCTAAGGCTAAGCAAAAACTTGGCTGGGAGCCTAAGACAAGCTTCAAGCAACTTGTTAATATGATGGTTGATTCCGATTTGGAATTGGTAAAAGGACTTAAGGTCTAA
- a CDS encoding glycosyltransferase, translated as MTKPRILIIGKYFSPARGGIETASLNLAKDLAQAGCDVEIYCSNHEVRKANRFTAEFNLTRFFNFGILFSQPLYLGVFFKLLWNRRKFDYIHLQWPDLLALAAINIARPTGSLTVQWHSDIVRQKLLGKILGPMIHDVLKRASTVLVATKTYADASEVLKNYHSKIKILPYYIDAPEKTSVKNPIMPGCIISIGRHVGYKDFKTLILGYHKANLQRPLVLVGGGELLEEHKDLVASLGLQSKVHFYPAASEEVKNQLLEDCAYFALASNSRAEAFGIVLIEALSHGKPLLISNLHGSGMVEINQNNVTGLFFEVGDVADCAKKMNEMETFIHGSQVHEKCLERFESVFSRPAHVATLKTVYKF; from the coding sequence ATGACTAAACCACGCATCTTGATTATCGGAAAATATTTTTCACCCGCTCGAGGTGGAATCGAAACAGCATCTCTTAATTTAGCAAAAGATCTAGCTCAGGCTGGTTGTGATGTTGAGATTTACTGCTCAAATCATGAAGTAAGAAAAGCCAATCGCTTCACGGCAGAATTTAATCTGACTCGCTTCTTTAATTTCGGGATTCTATTTTCTCAGCCCCTGTACTTGGGAGTTTTCTTTAAACTTCTTTGGAACAGAAGAAAGTTTGATTACATTCACCTTCAATGGCCGGACTTATTAGCCTTAGCTGCAATTAATATTGCACGTCCCACAGGCTCACTGACCGTACAGTGGCACAGCGATATTGTTCGCCAAAAGCTTTTAGGTAAAATATTAGGACCGATGATCCATGACGTTTTGAAACGTGCCTCGACTGTTTTAGTTGCGACGAAAACTTATGCGGATGCATCTGAAGTTCTAAAAAACTATCACAGCAAAATTAAAATTCTGCCTTACTATATCGATGCACCAGAAAAAACGTCCGTTAAAAATCCGATCATGCCTGGATGTATTATCAGCATCGGCCGACATGTGGGATACAAGGACTTTAAAACTTTGATTCTTGGCTATCACAAAGCGAACTTGCAACGTCCGTTGGTTCTTGTTGGTGGTGGCGAACTATTGGAAGAACATAAAGACTTGGTAGCCTCTTTAGGACTTCAATCCAAAGTTCATTTCTATCCAGCGGCTTCAGAAGAAGTAAAAAATCAACTGTTGGAAGATTGTGCTTACTTTGCTTTGGCGTCTAATTCTCGAGCCGAGGCATTTGGTATCGTCTTGATCGAAGCTTTAAGTCACGGCAAGCCGCTTTTAATTTCCAACTTACATGGCTCAGGCATGGTGGAAATTAATCAAAACAATGTGACAGGGCTTTTCTTTGAAGTTGGAGATGTCGCTGACTGTGCTAAAAAAATGAACGAAATGGAAACCTTCATTCACGGAAGCCAAGTCCACGAAAAATGCTTAGAGCGCTTCGAGAGCGTTTTCTCCCGACCAGCTCACGTTGCAACTTTAAAGACAGTTTATAAATTCTAA
- a CDS encoding mannose-1-phosphate guanylyltransferase gives MIPVVLSGGSGTRLWPVSRTKFPKQFCNLFEQSLHSLTLNRISHFGTPWVVTSASLRDLTLKNIREVGAPDNHVILEPCAKNTAPAIALLTAHLANLGKSDDVVGIFPADHLIENEAEFRKAIALANIEAENDKVVTLGIKPNFPATGYGYIQVQGEQSNSLEDINSFSVAGFHEKPSTEKADAYLKSGQFFWNAGIFVFKVKTMMKHLETFQPELHSQLTRINADLSNIEDVYSKVQSISIDYAIMEKLSDKDLVCIPCDIGWSDVGSWDAIADILGGRPQTNVIEFNSRNNFVQSKVDKTYSFVGVDDLIVVDTADALLISKKGSTQNVKDIVDILKNSNPTLVSEHREML, from the coding sequence ATGATTCCAGTTGTACTCTCAGGGGGCTCAGGCACCCGTCTGTGGCCAGTCTCTCGCACGAAATTTCCGAAGCAATTTTGCAACCTTTTTGAGCAAAGCCTTCACTCTTTAACTCTGAATAGAATTAGTCACTTCGGGACTCCTTGGGTTGTAACATCAGCATCACTTCGTGACCTCACACTTAAAAACATTCGTGAAGTCGGAGCGCCCGACAACCATGTGATTTTGGAGCCATGCGCTAAAAACACAGCCCCAGCAATCGCACTCCTGACAGCCCATCTAGCGAATTTGGGTAAATCAGATGATGTTGTGGGTATTTTTCCCGCAGACCACCTTATCGAAAATGAAGCTGAATTTAGAAAAGCCATCGCTCTTGCTAACATTGAGGCGGAAAACGACAAAGTTGTTACCTTAGGAATCAAGCCGAACTTTCCGGCAACTGGATATGGATATATCCAAGTCCAAGGTGAACAATCTAACTCATTAGAGGATATCAACAGTTTTTCGGTCGCTGGATTTCATGAGAAACCATCTACAGAAAAAGCGGACGCATACCTAAAAAGTGGTCAATTTTTTTGGAATGCCGGAATCTTTGTCTTTAAAGTAAAAACTATGATGAAACATCTAGAAACTTTTCAGCCAGAGCTGCACTCTCAGCTTACAAGGATTAATGCGGATTTATCTAATATCGAAGATGTATACAGCAAAGTACAAAGCATCAGCATTGACTATGCCATCATGGAAAAGCTTTCGGACAAGGACCTTGTTTGTATCCCTTGTGATATTGGCTGGAGCGACGTGGGTTCCTGGGACGCCATCGCCGATATCCTTGGAGGCCGCCCCCAAACTAATGTGATTGAGTTCAACTCTAGAAATAATTTCGTTCAGTCGAAGGTAGATAAAACTTATTCCTTCGTCGGCGTCGACGACCTTATTGTGGTTGATACTGCTGATGCACTTTTAATCAGTAAAAAGGGCTCAACACAGAATGTGAAGGATATCGTTGATATTCTTAAAAATAGCAACCCTACGCTGGTTTCTGAACACCGAGAGATGCTTTAA
- a CDS encoding ABC transporter permease produces the protein MIKEVKDIYKFRHFILNGVKRDFQVRYKRSILGVLWIFIQPLAMISIYTLIFSQLARVKIPNNDSMFGYSMFLCSGLLTWNFLVETITRSQSVYIDNANLIKKAALPKICFPVSATLTSLVNLIIVLSLFFLFLIITGNFPIHTFIYFPLVLLVHVLFSFSVGNILGVLNVFFRDVSQMMTVFIQVWFWGTPIVYMIDSLPPRLRFFVGLNPATFFAQSYQSIVLDGSINFQSFGIVTAVSLILCLFSLRLLRKHGAAMADEL, from the coding sequence ATGATTAAAGAAGTTAAAGATATCTATAAGTTTAGGCATTTCATATTAAATGGCGTAAAACGTGATTTTCAGGTGCGTTACAAACGAAGTATTTTGGGAGTGCTTTGGATTTTCATTCAGCCATTAGCAATGATCTCAATATACACGCTTATTTTTTCTCAATTAGCGAGAGTTAAAATCCCCAACAATGACAGTATGTTCGGATACAGCATGTTTCTTTGCTCGGGACTTTTAACATGGAACTTTCTAGTCGAAACAATTACAAGAAGCCAGAGCGTATATATCGACAATGCAAATCTAATTAAGAAAGCAGCTTTACCGAAGATTTGCTTCCCAGTCTCAGCAACTCTCACTTCGCTGGTTAATTTAATAATTGTTCTATCCCTATTTTTTTTGTTTTTAATAATTACTGGAAACTTTCCTATTCACACCTTCATCTATTTCCCCTTAGTTCTTCTAGTACATGTGCTATTTAGCTTCTCGGTGGGAAACATATTGGGTGTCTTGAATGTGTTTTTTAGAGATGTCAGCCAAATGATGACGGTCTTCATTCAAGTCTGGTTCTGGGGAACACCCATAGTCTACATGATCGACAGCCTACCTCCCCGCTTACGTTTTTTCGTAGGCCTTAATCCGGCTACATTTTTCGCTCAGTCTTATCAATCGATAGTGCTGGATGGATCCATCAACTTTCAGTCATTTGGGATAGTAACTGCAGTTTCACTTATTCTATGTCTATTTTCTCTAAGGCTATTAAGAAAACACGGAGCTGCGATGGCGGATGAATTATGA
- a CDS encoding NAD-dependent epimerase/dehydratase family protein: MMPAVLITGHAGFLGTRLQTALSSSGFKAVLFEGDITDFKNVQEQLSKSEFDSIVHLAGISNVKDCEENPAKAVAVNVQGTAFLLEALVRLKRKARFVFASTGQVYHIPEGAKDVLLNEQSPVAPPNYYAKTKWMAEAIISQYFSSFDIGNAVVLRLFNHSHSSQTGPFFFPSLYRSILAKKGSVQKESIPVGNLELFRDFSSVDDLIALLLKVLVRDLVAPYSVFNVSSGQTRKLRDLAEALAANLEVNVEFQLDPSRLRSDDPYLIKASSEKAQSVFNWKPHVGTDAEYIQSFLKP, encoded by the coding sequence ATGATGCCAGCAGTGTTGATCACAGGACATGCTGGCTTCCTTGGAACGCGTCTGCAGACGGCTTTGTCGTCTTCAGGTTTCAAGGCCGTTTTGTTCGAAGGTGATATCACTGATTTCAAAAACGTCCAAGAACAATTGAGTAAGAGTGAATTTGACTCCATTGTTCATTTGGCGGGCATCAGCAATGTCAAAGACTGCGAAGAAAATCCTGCCAAGGCAGTCGCAGTGAATGTTCAGGGCACCGCTTTTTTGTTGGAGGCCCTTGTTCGTTTAAAACGAAAAGCTCGTTTTGTTTTTGCCAGCACGGGGCAAGTTTATCATATTCCTGAAGGTGCTAAAGACGTTCTATTGAACGAACAAAGTCCTGTAGCTCCACCCAACTATTACGCTAAAACAAAGTGGATGGCAGAAGCCATCATCTCTCAGTATTTCAGTTCTTTTGATATCGGAAATGCTGTTGTTCTAAGGTTATTTAATCATAGTCATTCAAGTCAGACGGGTCCTTTCTTCTTTCCATCTCTTTATCGTTCCATTTTGGCGAAAAAGGGAAGTGTGCAGAAGGAATCAATTCCCGTTGGTAACCTTGAACTTTTCAGAGATTTTAGCAGTGTTGATGATCTAATCGCATTGCTATTAAAAGTTCTGGTGCGTGATCTGGTAGCGCCTTATAGCGTGTTCAATGTTTCCAGTGGTCAAACCAGAAAATTGCGTGATTTAGCTGAAGCGCTTGCTGCAAATTTAGAGGTGAATGTTGAATTTCAACTGGATCCTTCGCGCTTAAGAAGCGATGATCCGTATCTGATTAAAGCAAGTTCCGAAAAGGCCCAGTCGGTATTTAACTGGAAGCCTCATGTTGGAACTGATGCTGAATATATCCAAAGCTTTTTAAAGCCTTAG
- a CDS encoding glycosyltransferase family 4 protein — MKTIRLGYDASVVGKQNTGIGNYIQRLMQNLAESGTNIEVHAFSNGNKSRYAWYNVSLKKEIEDNKIDIFIPSMGIMPLYKSSKVTYLLPVYDNTHHFCPETMSFKGRLIRRFFQPFSIRTADQVFSISQAVSHEIESLSKVKKVAFFQPLLSDLFLNAKNENQRGQFFLSVATLEPRKNMKLLLDGYESYLKTATTPKPLLLAGKLGWLKDEQTFQQMESLKERKLLEVLGFISNERLVELYQTASCFITLSKYEGFNMPIMEAQSQGCPVICSDIPVHHEASEEKAIFAKLNVESVSQAIKSFTDVTVNTSQEVLRKHYLQRNQNIVSSFATFVRNLYND, encoded by the coding sequence ATGAAAACAATTCGTCTAGGTTACGATGCCTCCGTCGTTGGAAAACAAAATACAGGTATTGGAAATTACATCCAAAGACTTATGCAAAATCTGGCAGAGTCAGGGACGAACATTGAAGTCCACGCGTTTTCAAATGGAAATAAATCACGATACGCTTGGTACAATGTCAGCTTGAAAAAAGAGATCGAAGACAACAAAATCGACATCTTCATCCCAAGCATGGGAATCATGCCCCTTTATAAAAGTTCAAAGGTCACTTATCTGCTTCCCGTTTATGATAACACTCATCATTTCTGCCCAGAAACGATGAGCTTTAAGGGACGCCTTATTCGCCGCTTTTTCCAACCATTCAGCATCCGAACTGCTGATCAGGTTTTCTCGATATCTCAGGCCGTTAGCCATGAGATCGAATCGTTAAGCAAGGTAAAGAAGGTTGCATTCTTTCAACCCCTGCTGAGCGATCTATTTTTAAACGCGAAGAACGAAAATCAACGGGGGCAATTCTTTCTTTCTGTGGCGACACTGGAACCACGTAAAAATATGAAGCTGTTGTTGGATGGCTATGAGTCCTACCTCAAGACAGCAACGACACCAAAGCCATTGCTTCTGGCTGGAAAACTTGGCTGGCTTAAAGATGAGCAAACATTCCAACAAATGGAATCTTTGAAAGAGCGCAAGTTGCTCGAGGTTCTCGGTTTTATTTCTAATGAAAGACTGGTTGAGCTCTATCAAACGGCAAGTTGCTTTATAACTTTGTCTAAGTATGAGGGCTTCAACATGCCGATCATGGAAGCCCAAAGCCAAGGATGCCCGGTCATTTGCTCCGACATTCCTGTTCATCACGAAGCTTCGGAAGAAAAAGCGATATTTGCTAAACTCAACGTCGAATCAGTCAGCCAAGCAATTAAATCATTTACTGACGTTACAGTGAACACCTCTCAAGAAGTTTTGCGTAAGCACTATCTTCAAAGAAATCAAAACATCGTGAGCAGCTTTGCGACCTTTGTTAGGAATTTGTACAATGACTAA